A region of Streptomyces sp. WMMC500 DNA encodes the following proteins:
- a CDS encoding NAD-dependent epimerase, giving the protein MTTHVIVGRGATASKTALLLAEDGERVRMLSRTGGGPDHPLVERIAADATDTDRLTELTEGADTLFTTAAPPYHLWPEQFPVLSASLLSAVRRTGAAYVMLGNLYAYGPVAGPITPHFPLAATGPKGRARARVWEEAAASGVKVTEVRAAQFYGAGAFSVFSLFVQRQTLEGRPALVPQPLDVPHSYSAIADTARTLVAASRDERSYGRAWHAPTSTLSVRELATRLAALAGAPEPRMEELTERDISLLALTAPFWAEMHEVLEKPGHPYVIDYSETEKTFGVTATPADDVLGEVV; this is encoded by the coding sequence ATGACAACTCATGTGATCGTGGGGCGCGGAGCCACCGCCTCGAAGACCGCCCTCCTGCTGGCCGAGGACGGCGAACGGGTACGGATGCTCAGCCGCACCGGCGGCGGCCCCGACCACCCGCTCGTCGAGAGGATCGCCGCGGACGCGACGGACACCGACCGGCTCACCGAGCTGACGGAGGGCGCGGACACCCTCTTCACCACCGCGGCGCCGCCGTACCACCTGTGGCCGGAGCAGTTCCCCGTCCTGTCGGCGTCGCTGCTGAGCGCGGTGCGGCGGACGGGGGCCGCGTACGTCATGCTCGGCAACCTCTACGCGTACGGGCCGGTGGCCGGCCCGATCACCCCGCACTTCCCGCTCGCCGCGACGGGCCCCAAGGGCCGCGCCAGGGCGCGCGTCTGGGAGGAGGCCGCCGCCTCGGGGGTGAAGGTCACGGAGGTACGCGCCGCCCAGTTCTACGGCGCCGGCGCCTTCTCCGTGTTCAGCCTCTTCGTGCAGCGGCAGACCCTGGAGGGCAGGCCGGCCCTGGTGCCGCAACCCCTCGACGTGCCCCACAGCTACTCGGCGATCGCGGACACCGCCCGCACGCTGGTCGCGGCGAGCCGCGACGAGCGCTCCTACGGCCGGGCCTGGCACGCACCGACCTCGACGCTGTCCGTACGCGAACTGGCCACGCGCCTCGCCGCACTTGCCGGGGCACCGGAGCCCCGTATGGAGGAACTGACCGAACGCGACATCAGCCTGCTCGCGCTCACGGCTCCTTTCTGGGCGGAAATGCACGAGGTGCTCGAAAAGCCCGGTCACCCGTACGTCATCGACTACTCCGAGACCGAGAAGACCTTCGGCGTGACCGCCACCCCGGCGGACGACGTGTTGGGGGAGGTGGTGTAG
- a CDS encoding helix-turn-helix domain-containing protein, producing MHRIAAVTVQPVLSFDVSIPLMIFGSVPQYEVRVCAVRPGPLATVGGPDIVVPYGLEGLDGADTVLAVGSGGEEAPAEVLEALRKAAAGGVRIASLCTGAFVLAQAGLLDGRRATTHWGLARDLATRFPAVDVQPDHLFVEDGGIYTSAGAAAAIDLCLHLVGVDYGAAVAHTVARLAVVPPVRPGGQSQFIETPLPPERGTSLAPTRAWALERLDLPLTLVDLARHARTSVRTLTRRFRAETGLSPLQWLLQRRIHRARELLETTGLPMDQVAEKSGLGSADSLRKHMAAHVGVTPTAYRASFRRTRTGAR from the coding sequence ATGCACCGCATCGCCGCGGTCACCGTGCAGCCGGTGCTGAGTTTCGACGTCTCGATCCCGCTCATGATCTTCGGCAGCGTGCCTCAGTACGAGGTGCGCGTCTGCGCGGTACGGCCCGGGCCGCTGGCCACCGTCGGCGGGCCGGACATCGTCGTTCCGTACGGGCTGGAGGGGCTGGACGGCGCCGACACGGTGCTCGCGGTCGGCAGCGGCGGCGAGGAGGCGCCCGCGGAGGTGCTGGAGGCGCTGCGGAAGGCCGCGGCCGGCGGCGTACGGATCGCGTCCCTGTGCACGGGAGCGTTCGTACTGGCCCAGGCCGGCCTGCTCGACGGGCGCCGCGCGACGACCCACTGGGGGCTCGCCCGCGATCTCGCCACCCGTTTTCCGGCCGTTGACGTGCAGCCCGACCACCTCTTCGTCGAAGACGGCGGCATCTACACCTCCGCGGGCGCCGCCGCCGCGATCGATCTCTGCCTGCACCTGGTCGGCGTCGACTACGGCGCGGCGGTCGCCCACACGGTCGCGCGGCTCGCGGTCGTCCCTCCCGTACGGCCCGGCGGTCAGTCGCAGTTCATCGAGACGCCGCTGCCGCCCGAACGCGGCACGTCGCTCGCGCCCACGCGCGCGTGGGCACTCGAACGCCTCGACCTCCCGCTCACGCTCGTGGATCTGGCCCGGCACGCCCGGACCAGCGTGCGGACGCTGACGCGCCGCTTCCGCGCGGAGACCGGGCTGAGCCCGCTGCAGTGGCTGCTGCAGCGGCGGATCCACCGGGCGCGGGAGTTGCTGGAGACCACCGGGCTGCCCATGGACCAGGTGGCCGAGAAGAGCGGTCTGGGGAGCGCGGATTCGCTGCGCAAGCACATGGCCGCCCACGTCGGCGTGACGCCCACCGCGTACCGCGCGAGCTTCCGCAGGACCCGTACCGGAGCCCGCTGA
- a CDS encoding NUDIX domain-containing protein, protein MSLRLAAYAVCTEGGRVLLARHVSPRGESNWTLPGGRVEHAEDPLDAVIREVAEETGCDAVVERLLGVDSRVIPAAERTVPGGPELQNVGVFYRVRITGGRLRPEPNGETAEAVWTPVPDVAHLRRSSLVDVGLALARTLPATGHVASVPVGGLIQH, encoded by the coding sequence ATGAGCCTGCGGCTGGCGGCGTACGCCGTGTGCACAGAAGGCGGACGGGTCCTGCTCGCCCGGCACGTGTCGCCGAGGGGCGAGAGCAACTGGACCCTCCCGGGCGGCAGGGTCGAGCACGCCGAGGATCCGTTGGACGCGGTGATCCGGGAGGTCGCCGAGGAGACCGGTTGCGACGCGGTGGTCGAGCGCCTGCTGGGTGTGGACTCCCGGGTGATCCCCGCGGCTGAGCGTACGGTCCCGGGCGGACCGGAGCTCCAGAACGTCGGCGTCTTCTACCGGGTGCGCATCACCGGCGGCCGGCTACGGCCGGAGCCGAACGGCGAGACCGCCGAGGCGGTCTGGACTCCGGTTCCCGATGTCGCTCACCTGCGCCGGTCATCGCTGGTCGACGTCGGCCTCGCCCTGGCTCGTACGCTTCCGGCGACCGGCCACGTCGCCTCCGTCCCGGTCGGCGGCCTGATCCAGCACTGA
- a CDS encoding endonuclease V yields the protein MELAGELRRPRTVEEAVAEQQRLRGLVRAESVRDAARWRTAAGVDVAYDDEAGVCAAAVAVLDVASLDVVDSVTAVSRIEFPYVPGLLAFREIPAVAAALSGLAGPPDVFVCDGYGIAHPRRVGLASHLGVLTGIPSFGVAKNPLYFRCEEPGAERGSSAPLLDGTEAVGRALRTQPGVKPVYVSAGHLVGAEEACAFTLGLARRYRLPETTRAADKLCRRALAEA from the coding sequence GTGGAGCTGGCCGGGGAGCTGCGGCGTCCGCGGACCGTCGAGGAGGCGGTGGCGGAGCAGCAGCGGTTGCGAGGGCTCGTGCGCGCGGAGTCCGTGCGCGACGCGGCGCGGTGGCGGACGGCGGCCGGGGTCGACGTGGCGTATGACGACGAGGCGGGGGTGTGCGCCGCGGCGGTCGCCGTGCTGGATGTGGCGAGTCTCGACGTGGTCGACTCGGTGACGGCCGTGTCGCGGATCGAGTTCCCGTACGTCCCGGGCCTGCTGGCGTTCCGCGAGATTCCCGCGGTCGCGGCGGCGCTGTCGGGGCTGGCCGGCCCACCGGACGTGTTCGTGTGCGACGGCTACGGCATCGCCCACCCCCGCCGCGTCGGCCTCGCGAGTCACCTGGGGGTGCTGACGGGGATTCCGTCGTTCGGCGTGGCGAAGAACCCCCTGTACTTCCGGTGCGAGGAGCCGGGGGCCGAGCGGGGTTCGTCGGCGCCGCTGCTGGACGGGACGGAGGCGGTGGGGCGCGCTCTTCGTACGCAGCCGGGTGTCAAGCCGGTGTACGTCTCCGCCGGCCACCTGGTCGGGGCGGAGGAGGCGTGCGCGTTCACGCTCGGCCTGGCGAGGCGGTACCGCCTCCCGGAGACAACGAGGGCCGCGGACAAGCTGTGCCGCCGGGCACTGGCCGAAGCCTGA
- the infA gene encoding translation initiation factor IF-1: MTKDKNVIEVEGRVVECLRSAMFTVELENGHRVLAHISGKMRKHYIRIYLEDRVLVELPPYDLARGRIVFRYRN, from the coding sequence ATGACGAAGGACAAGAACGTCATCGAGGTCGAGGGCCGGGTCGTCGAGTGCCTGCGCAGCGCCATGTTCACCGTGGAGCTGGAGAACGGCCACCGGGTGCTCGCGCACATCAGCGGGAAGATGCGCAAGCACTACATCAGGATCTATCTGGAGGACCGGGTGCTGGTGGAGCTGCCGCCGTACGACCTGGCGCGCGGCCGGATCGTGTTCCGGTACCGCAACTAG
- a CDS encoding GNAT family N-acetyltransferase: MDAKPFLSGLGDDAVTITRVADRQWQALDDDLVVGSGYAEYRADGRLFVGIDAWHADTFDRIAAAMLPELPAPLYTVVDEADTGLTDAWRRAGFTVGRREWEYVMPTDPRDTGLDGVLPPAGVTVVPAGEADEGLLRAVDRTIRDEVEAAAGWWQSMPAEVIIRPAGDTVVDPSKYAVAAGPDRYLGLIRVVTVNRSRVGLVAVRAGEQRRGIARALLAHALGTLHHAGTTAAWTEVHESNRAATALFEGVGARPVSSNLELVR; encoded by the coding sequence ATGGACGCGAAACCTTTTCTCTCCGGCCTGGGCGACGACGCGGTGACGATCACGCGCGTTGCGGACAGGCAATGGCAGGCACTGGATGACGACCTGGTCGTCGGCAGCGGGTACGCGGAGTACCGGGCCGACGGCCGTTTGTTCGTCGGCATCGACGCCTGGCACGCGGACACCTTCGACCGCATCGCCGCGGCGATGCTGCCGGAGCTGCCCGCGCCGCTGTACACGGTGGTCGACGAAGCCGACACCGGGCTGACGGACGCCTGGCGGCGGGCCGGGTTCACGGTCGGGCGCCGCGAGTGGGAGTACGTCATGCCGACCGACCCGCGGGACACGGGGCTCGACGGCGTACTGCCGCCGGCCGGTGTGACGGTCGTCCCCGCCGGTGAGGCGGACGAGGGCCTGCTGCGGGCGGTGGACCGTACGATCCGGGACGAGGTCGAGGCGGCCGCCGGGTGGTGGCAGTCGATGCCCGCGGAGGTGATCATCCGCCCCGCGGGCGACACCGTCGTCGACCCGTCGAAGTACGCGGTGGCCGCGGGGCCGGACCGCTACCTCGGCCTGATCCGTGTGGTGACGGTGAACCGGTCCCGTGTCGGGCTCGTCGCGGTCCGGGCCGGTGAGCAGCGCCGCGGCATCGCCCGGGCGCTGCTCGCGCACGCGCTCGGGACGCTGCACCACGCGGGGACCACCGCGGCCTGGACCGAGGTCCACGAGTCCAACCGGGCGGCCACGGCGCTGTTCGAGGGCGTCGGCGCCCGGCCGGTGAGCAGCAACCTGGAGCTGGTCCGATGA
- a CDS encoding putative T7SS-secreted protein translates to MSALRPADFSSLGFMPCPGDLRGAENVAGVVRRTARALSEISHVLHGTGPGDWKGKAAEAFREKFEDDFRPKMDEARDSFGMAATALEGWAEYMRVQQATARQLEREAEDAERELSNALRRLDSATDDDEPSGSGSPDRYRQASTAGDKPDRAREEEQRREAQGAVDDASVRLEDVRRRARSLADDYRAEGHAVANRLRGAMEIAPDEPGLFDKIGDTISDLSGSFGEYLETVTEGIAKLADDVTQWVEDHAANIAAVGDVFAAISAVSGAISAVLYTVAGMTKVPHLAVVAGAFGNVSAGTATVALAAHGLARIAGADVSDRTLAQDVVGAIPFGANVRFVGNTGRAIADSQHARGASLLGLADSWAGLGANPKVFQNFVPEGNRQKAQMFLPAGAGVMLVAVENAWNSS, encoded by the coding sequence ATGAGTGCGTTACGGCCGGCCGACTTCTCCTCCCTCGGGTTCATGCCCTGCCCGGGGGACCTGCGCGGGGCCGAGAACGTCGCCGGGGTGGTGCGGCGGACGGCGCGGGCGCTGTCGGAGATATCCCACGTGCTGCACGGCACCGGGCCGGGGGACTGGAAGGGAAAGGCGGCGGAGGCGTTCCGCGAGAAGTTCGAGGACGACTTCCGGCCCAAGATGGACGAGGCCCGTGACTCGTTCGGCATGGCCGCCACGGCCCTGGAGGGCTGGGCCGAGTACATGCGTGTCCAGCAGGCGACGGCGCGCCAGTTGGAGCGGGAGGCCGAGGACGCCGAGCGCGAGCTGAGTAACGCACTGCGCCGACTGGACTCGGCCACCGATGACGACGAGCCCTCGGGCAGCGGCTCCCCGGACCGGTACCGGCAAGCCAGCACGGCAGGGGACAAGCCAGATCGGGCCCGCGAGGAGGAGCAGCGCCGGGAGGCGCAGGGCGCGGTCGACGACGCGTCCGTGCGGCTGGAAGACGTACGCCGCCGCGCTCGTTCGCTGGCCGACGACTACCGGGCGGAAGGACACGCGGTCGCGAACCGCCTCCGCGGCGCGATGGAGATCGCCCCGGACGAGCCTGGACTGTTCGACAAGATCGGCGACACCATCAGCGATCTGTCCGGCTCGTTCGGCGAGTACCTGGAGACGGTGACTGAGGGCATCGCCAAGCTCGCGGACGATGTCACCCAGTGGGTGGAGGACCATGCGGCCAACATCGCTGCGGTCGGAGATGTGTTCGCGGCCATCAGCGCAGTTTCCGGGGCTATCTCCGCAGTGCTGTACACCGTTGCCGGGATGACCAAGGTTCCACACCTCGCAGTGGTTGCCGGCGCTTTCGGCAACGTGTCGGCAGGTACGGCAACCGTTGCCCTCGCTGCGCACGGTCTCGCCCGGATTGCAGGGGCCGACGTCTCAGATCGCACGTTGGCGCAGGATGTGGTGGGCGCAATCCCGTTCGGTGCGAACGTGCGGTTTGTGGGGAATACCGGGCGGGCCATTGCAGATAGTCAGCACGCGAGGGGCGCCTCCCTGCTCGGACTGGCTGACTCGTGGGCTGGGCTCGGGGCGAATCCGAAGGTATTTCAAAACTTCGTCCCCGAAGGGAACCGGCAGAAGGCGCAAATGTTTCTCCCCGCCGGGGCCGGCGTCATGCTCGTCGCGGTAGAGAATGCTTGGAATTCTTCCTGA